From uncultured Roseateles sp., the proteins below share one genomic window:
- the kdsA gene encoding 3-deoxy-8-phosphooctulonate synthase yields the protein MKLCGFDVGLDQPFFLIAGPCVVESEQLQIDVAGHLKEICASLGINFIFKSSYDKANRSSGASFRGPGMDKGLEILAQVKKQLGVSILTDVHTEAEVPRVASVVDVLQTPAFLSRQTDFIRAVAQSGKPVNIKKGQFLAPHDMKNVIDKARAAAREANLPDDVFMACERGVSFGYNNLVSDMRSLAIMRETGAPVVFDATHSVQLPGGQGTSSGGQREFVPVLARAAVAVGISGLFMETHPDPANALSDGPNAVPLKHMRALLEQLVALDRVIKTQPLLENDFSC from the coding sequence AAGCTCTGTGGTTTCGATGTCGGCCTGGACCAGCCCTTCTTCCTGATCGCCGGCCCCTGCGTGGTCGAGTCCGAGCAGCTGCAGATCGACGTGGCCGGCCATCTGAAGGAAATCTGCGCCTCGCTGGGCATCAACTTCATCTTCAAGTCCAGCTACGACAAGGCGAATCGCTCGTCGGGCGCCTCGTTCCGTGGCCCGGGCATGGACAAGGGGCTGGAGATACTGGCCCAGGTGAAGAAGCAGCTGGGCGTGTCCATCCTCACCGATGTGCACACCGAGGCCGAGGTGCCCCGCGTGGCCTCGGTGGTGGACGTGCTGCAGACGCCGGCCTTCCTGAGCCGCCAGACCGATTTCATCCGTGCCGTGGCGCAGAGCGGCAAGCCGGTGAACATCAAGAAGGGGCAATTCCTGGCCCCGCATGACATGAAGAACGTCATCGACAAGGCCCGCGCCGCTGCGCGCGAAGCGAACCTGCCGGATGACGTGTTCATGGCCTGCGAGCGCGGCGTCAGCTTCGGCTACAACAACCTCGTGTCGGACATGCGCAGCCTGGCCATCATGCGCGAGACCGGCGCGCCGGTGGTGTTCGACGCCACCCATAGCGTGCAGCTGCCGGGCGGCCAGGGCACCAGCTCGGGCGGCCAACGCGAGTTCGTGCCGGTGCTGGCCCGTGCGGCCGTGGCCGTGGGCATCAGCGGCCTGTTCATGGAAACCCATCCGGACCCGGCGAACGCCTTGTCCGATGGCCCCAACGCCGTGCCGCTGAAGCATATGCGCGCGCTGCTGGAACAGCTCGTCGCGCTGGACCGTGTGATCAAGACCCAGCCGCTGCTCGAGAACGACTTTTCGTGCTGA